From one Gemmobacter sp. genomic stretch:
- the prmC gene encoding peptide chain release factor N(5)-glutamine methyltransferase: protein MSWQPALRVVAARLVDAGVPDAMRDARLLLAHALGIGADRLTLHIGDAVVPEVAARFQALVAARAARAPLSHLTGQRLFWGRSFRVTPDVLDPRPETETLVALALADPFARVLDLGTGTGAILLSLLADRPGATGVGADVSAAALAVAQGNAQALGLAGRAQFVQSDWCADVQGRFDLIVSNPPYIALAEMAGLSPEVRDHEPHLALTDGGDGLAAYRAIAAQAPAHLAPGGRLIVEIGAGQGPDVAAILTQAGFGAVAIHPDLDGRDRLVAARAR, encoded by the coding sequence GTGAGCTGGCAGCCCGCCCTGCGCGTCGTCGCCGCCCGGCTGGTCGATGCCGGCGTGCCCGATGCCATGCGCGACGCCCGGCTGCTGCTGGCCCATGCGCTGGGGATCGGGGCCGACCGGCTGACGCTGCATATCGGCGATGCCGTGGTGCCCGAGGTTGCGGCGCGGTTCCAGGCGCTGGTCGCGGCCCGCGCCGCCCGGGCGCCGCTGTCGCATCTGACCGGCCAGCGGCTGTTCTGGGGCCGCAGCTTTCGCGTGACGCCCGATGTGCTGGACCCGCGGCCGGAAACGGAAACGCTGGTGGCGCTGGCCCTGGCCGACCCCTTTGCCCGCGTACTGGATCTGGGCACCGGAACCGGCGCCATCCTGCTTAGCCTGCTGGCCGACCGGCCAGGCGCCACCGGGGTGGGGGCCGATGTCTCGGCCGCCGCGCTGGCGGTGGCGCAGGGCAATGCACAGGCGCTGGGGCTGGCCGGGCGGGCGCAGTTCGTGCAATCCGACTGGTGCGCAGATGTGCAGGGCCGCTTTGACCTGATCGTGTCGAACCCGCCCTATATCGCCCTGGCCGAGATGGCGGGGCTGTCGCCCGAGGTCCGCGACCATGAGCCGCACCTGGCCCTGACCGATGGCGGCGACGGGCTGGCGGCCTATCGCGCGATCGCGGCACAGGCGCCGGCGCATCTGGCCCCCGGCGGGCGGCTGATCGTGGAAATCGGTGCCGGGCAGGGGCCTGATGTGGCAGCGATTCTGACGCAGGCCGGATTCGGCGCTGTTGCCATCCACCCCGATCTGGATGGCCGCGACCGTCTGGTGGCCGCCCGCGCGCGCTGA
- a CDS encoding ABC transporter ATP-binding protein, with protein MSLLSVENLRVTFPSDQGPVEVVKGLSFSLGRERLGIVGESGSGKSMTGRAVMGLIGKPARVTADRLEFEGQDLRNLPEARFRKLRGARMSMVLQDPKFSLNPVIRIGDQIAEALEFHTSLNARARRQKVLEALEAVRIDNPERVARLYPHEVSGGMGQRVMIAMMVVMEPALMIADEPTSALDVSVRGQVLDIMDDLVRRRGMGLMLISHDLNMVARWCDRILVMYQGRIVEELGAGQLTAAQHPYTRGLLASVPRIDEDRPRLPVLDRAALETAR; from the coding sequence ATGAGCCTGCTTTCCGTCGAAAACCTGCGCGTCACCTTTCCGTCCGATCAGGGCCCGGTCGAGGTGGTCAAGGGCCTGTCCTTCAGCCTTGGCCGCGAACGCCTTGGCATTGTTGGCGAATCCGGCTCCGGCAAGTCGATGACCGGCCGCGCGGTGATGGGGCTGATCGGCAAGCCCGCCCGCGTCACCGCCGACCGGCTGGAGTTCGAGGGCCAGGATCTGCGCAACCTGCCCGAAGCCCGGTTCCGCAAGTTGCGCGGCGCCCGCATGTCGATGGTGTTGCAGGATCCGAAGTTCAGCCTGAACCCGGTCATCCGCATCGGCGACCAGATCGCCGAGGCGCTGGAATTCCACACCAGCCTCAACGCCCGCGCCCGCCGCCAGAAGGTGCTGGAGGCGCTGGAGGCCGTGCGCATCGACAACCCCGAGCGCGTCGCCCGGCTGTATCCGCACGAGGTGTCGGGTGGCATGGGCCAGCGGGTGATGATCGCGATGATGGTGGTGATGGAGCCCGCGCTGATGATCGCCGATGAACCTACCTCGGCGCTGGATGTCAGCGTGCGGGGGCAGGTGCTGGACATCATGGATGATCTGGTCCGCCGCCGCGGCATGGGTCTCATGCTCATCTCGCACGACCTGAACATGGTCGCGCGCTGGTGCGACCGGATTCTGGTGATGTATCAGGGCCGCATCGTCGAGGAACTGGGCGCCGGCCAGCTGACCGCCGCGCAGCACCCCTATACCCGTGGCTTGCTCGCCTCGGTCCCGCGCATCGACGAGGACCGCCCCCGCCTGCCCGTGCTGGACCGCGCCGCGCTGGAGACCGCCCGATGA
- a CDS encoding DUF4167 domain-containing protein — MRSSKSRSRSKQNRPRSIGNIVNRVFDSSGPEGKVRGTPQQIIEKYQALARDAQLSNDRVAAENFLQHAEHYTRMLGEAMREMASEQEARRHQHGGQGGNGQQGGQDRPQSYQPQPRRDEREDEQPEVGGGFALALADDADSGLVETPEARSERRPAQEPRRDEPRRDDARRDDARRDEPRRDEPREPREPRRDD, encoded by the coding sequence ATGAGATCCTCCAAGTCCCGCTCGCGTTCGAAGCAGAACCGCCCGCGCTCCATTGGCAATATCGTGAACCGGGTGTTCGACAGCTCGGGGCCCGAAGGCAAGGTGCGCGGCACGCCGCAGCAGATCATCGAGAAATACCAGGCGCTGGCGCGCGATGCCCAGCTGTCGAATGACCGTGTCGCCGCGGAAAACTTCCTCCAGCATGCCGAGCATTATACCCGCATGCTGGGCGAGGCGATGCGCGAAATGGCGTCCGAACAAGAGGCGCGCCGCCACCAGCATGGCGGACAGGGCGGCAATGGCCAGCAGGGTGGCCAGGACCGGCCGCAATCCTACCAGCCCCAGCCCCGCCGGGACGAGCGCGAGGATGAGCAGCCCGAGGTCGGCGGCGGCTTTGCGCTGGCCTTGGCCGACGATGCCGACAGCGGCCTGGTGGAAACGCCCGAGGCCCGTTCCGAACGCCGCCCCGCCCAGGAACCCCGCCGCGACGAACCCCGGCGGGACGATGCGCGCCGGGACGATGCGCGCCGGGACGAACCCCGCCGGGACGAACCGCGAGAGCCGCGCGAACCCCGTCGCGACGACTAG
- a CDS encoding capsular biosynthesis protein, whose product MQQPTTTPGAGRRFLMLQGPHGPFFAHLAAMLRASGAQVLRVGFNMGDRVFWPDGASYIPWTGTPDDWPQGCAALLDQHGITDLVLYGDTRPIHAQAVALARARGIMVHVFEEGYLRPYWVTYERGGSNGHSRLMQMTLPDMRAALENADDDVPDAPAVWGDLRQHMFYGALYHFFVMVANRGYRNFRPHRSISVVAEFRLYLKRLLLMPVNRVERWWATRAIRLGGFPYHLVMLQLEHDSSFRMHSSFASMTEFIALVIDGFARGAPSHHHLVFKAHPLEDGRAAIQRSIADEARKHGVQARVHYVSGGKLAGLLNHARTAVTVNSTAAQQALWRGLPLKAFGRAVYNLPEFVSSQPLPEFFANPRRPDARGYRDYRRFLLETSQIVGGFYSARGRRELLRQVVDMMLAPQDPYDALRHGCAAPRQQLRLVT is encoded by the coding sequence ATGCAGCAGCCAACCACCACGCCTGGCGCCGGACGGCGGTTCCTGATGCTTCAGGGGCCGCATGGCCCGTTCTTTGCCCATCTGGCGGCCATGCTGCGGGCCTCGGGCGCGCAGGTGCTGCGGGTGGGGTTCAACATGGGCGACCGGGTGTTCTGGCCCGATGGCGCCAGCTACATCCCCTGGACCGGCACGCCCGACGACTGGCCGCAGGGCTGCGCCGCGCTGCTGGACCAGCACGGCATCACCGATCTGGTGCTGTATGGCGATACCCGGCCGATCCATGCCCAGGCGGTGGCGCTGGCGCGCGCGCGCGGCATCATGGTGCATGTGTTCGAAGAAGGGTATCTGCGCCCCTATTGGGTCACCTATGAACGCGGCGGGTCGAACGGGCATTCCAGACTGATGCAGATGACCCTGCCCGACATGCGCGCCGCGCTGGAAAACGCCGATGACGATGTGCCCGATGCGCCCGCCGTCTGGGGCGATCTGCGCCAGCACATGTTCTATGGCGCGCTTTACCATTTCTTCGTCATGGTGGCGAACCGCGGCTATCGCAATTTCCGCCCGCATCGGTCGATTTCGGTGGTGGCGGAATTTCGGCTGTATCTGAAACGCCTGCTGCTGATGCCGGTGAACCGGGTCGAACGCTGGTGGGCGACACGGGCGATCCGGCTGGGCGGGTTTCCCTATCATCTGGTGATGTTGCAGCTGGAACATGATTCCAGCTTCCGCATGCATTCGTCCTTTGCCTCGATGACCGAATTCATCGCCCTGGTGATCGACGGTTTCGCGCGTGGCGCCCCGTCGCACCACCATCTGGTGTTCAAGGCCCACCCGCTGGAGGATGGGCGCGCCGCGATCCAGCGCAGCATCGCCGATGAGGCGCGCAAGCATGGCGTGCAGGCGCGGGTGCATTATGTCAGCGGTGGCAAGCTGGCAGGCCTGCTGAACCATGCGCGCACCGCCGTCACGGTGAATTCGACGGCGGCGCAACAGGCGCTGTGGCGCGGGCTGCCGCTGAAGGCCTTTGGCCGGGCGGTCTACAACCTGCCGGAATTCGTGTCGTCCCAGCCGCTGCCCGAATTCTTCGCCAACCCGCGCCGCCCCGATGCGCGCGGGTATCGCGATTACCGCCGCTTCCTGCTGGAAACCAGCCAGATCGTGGGGGGGTTCTATTCCGCCCGCGGCCGGCGTGAATTGCTGCGCCAGGTGGTCGACATGATGCTGGCCCCGCAGGATCCCTATGATGCGCTGCGGCATGGATGCGCGGCACCACGGCAACAGTTGCGTCTGGTGACCTGA
- the pdxA gene encoding 4-hydroxythreonine-4-phosphate dehydrogenase PdxA: MTDRLPIAVSCGEPAGIGPELAIRARAVLGPQLPFFWIGDPAHLPQGSRFATIDLPAAALDVPGDLLPVLPMQFGGVALPGRPDPANAPGVIAAIERAVALVQTGEAGAVCTLPIHKKALQDGAGFGFPGHTEFLAHLAGGVDVVMCLASDLLKVVPATIHIPLSQVPAALTPALLERVIRLTHAGMQRDFGIDAPRIAVAGLNPHAGEGGNMGREEVDWIGPLVARLAAEGLAVFGPLPADTMFHARARAGYDVAVCAYHDQALIPIKTLAFDDGVNVTLGLPFIRTSPDHGTAFDIAGKGIARPDSVVAALRMAARMAAARRR; this comes from the coding sequence ATGACCGATCGGTTGCCCATCGCCGTCAGCTGCGGCGAACCTGCGGGGATCGGGCCGGAACTGGCCATCCGCGCGCGGGCGGTGCTGGGGCCGCAGTTGCCGTTCTTCTGGATCGGCGATCCGGCGCATCTGCCGCAGGGCAGCCGCTTTGCCACCATCGACCTGCCTGCGGCGGCGCTGGATGTGCCGGGCGATCTGCTGCCGGTGCTGCCGATGCAATTTGGCGGGGTCGCCCTGCCCGGCCGGCCGGATCCGGCGAATGCCCCCGGCGTGATCGCCGCCATCGAACGCGCCGTCGCGCTGGTTCAGACGGGCGAGGCGGGGGCGGTCTGCACCCTGCCCATCCACAAGAAGGCCTTGCAGGATGGCGCGGGCTTTGGCTTTCCCGGCCATACCGAATTCCTGGCGCATCTGGCCGGCGGGGTGGATGTGGTGATGTGCCTGGCCTCGGACCTGTTGAAGGTGGTGCCGGCGACCATCCATATCCCGCTGTCGCAGGTGCCCGCCGCGCTGACGCCCGCGCTGCTGGAACGGGTGATCCGCCTGACCCACGCCGGCATGCAGCGGGATTTCGGCATCGACGCGCCGCGCATCGCGGTGGCGGGGCTGAACCCCCATGCCGGCGAAGGCGGCAACATGGGGCGTGAGGAGGTGGACTGGATCGGCCCGCTGGTCGCCCGGCTGGCGGCCGAGGGGCTGGCAGTCTTTGGCCCGCTGCCCGCCGATACCATGTTCCACGCCCGGGCGCGTGCCGGCTATGACGTGGCCGTCTGCGCCTATCACGACCAGGCGCTGATCCCGATCAAGACGCTGGCCTTCGACGACGGGGTGAACGTGACGCTGGGCCTGCCGTTCATCCGCACCTCGCCCGATCATGGCACGGCCTTCGACATTGCGGGCAAGGGCATTGCCCGGCCCGACTCGGTGGTAGCGGCCTTGCGGATGGCGGCGCGGATGGCAGCGGCGCGCAGGCGGTAG
- the rsmA gene encoding 16S rRNA (adenine(1518)-N(6)/adenine(1519)-N(6))-dimethyltransferase RsmA, translated as MAAIDGLPPLREVIAAHGLVAKKQLGQNFLLDLNLTARIARSAGDLTGADVLEVGPGPGGLTRGLLAEGARRVLAVEKDARCLPALEEIAAAYPGRLEVVNGDALQVDAAARLQAPVRIVANLPYNVGTELLVRWLTPPVWPPFWQSLTLMFQKEVAERIVARPGSSAYGRLALLAQWRTDARIVLTLPPEAFVPAPKVHSAVVHLVALPAPRYPADARVLERVVAAAFNQRRKMLRSALKGLAPDIEARLQAAGIEPTRRAEEISLEGFCALARELA; from the coding sequence ATGGCGGCAATCGACGGCCTGCCCCCCCTGCGCGAGGTGATCGCGGCGCATGGGCTGGTGGCGAAGAAGCAGTTGGGGCAGAACTTCCTGCTGGATCTGAACCTGACCGCGCGGATCGCCCGGTCGGCGGGCGATCTGACCGGGGCGGATGTGCTGGAGGTGGGGCCCGGCCCCGGCGGGCTGACCCGCGGCCTGCTGGCCGAAGGGGCGCGGCGCGTGCTGGCGGTGGAAAAGGACGCCCGCTGCCTGCCCGCGCTGGAGGAGATCGCCGCCGCCTATCCCGGCCGGCTGGAGGTGGTGAACGGCGATGCGTTGCAGGTGGATGCGGCGGCGCGGTTGCAGGCCCCGGTGCGGATCGTGGCCAACCTGCCCTATAACGTCGGGACAGAGCTGCTGGTGCGCTGGCTGACGCCGCCCGTCTGGCCGCCGTTCTGGCAAAGCCTGACGCTGATGTTCCAGAAGGAAGTCGCCGAGCGGATCGTGGCCAGGCCCGGTTCGTCCGCCTATGGGCGGCTGGCGCTGCTGGCGCAGTGGCGGACCGATGCCAGGATCGTGCTGACCCTGCCGCCCGAGGCCTTTGTGCCGGCGCCCAAGGTGCATTCGGCCGTGGTGCATCTGGTGGCGCTGCCGGCGCCGCGCTATCCGGCCGATGCCAGGGTGCTGGAACGGGTGGTGGCCGCCGCCTTCAACCAGCGGCGCAAGATGCTGCGATCCGCGCTGAAGGGGCTGGCACCGGATATCGAGGCGCGGTTGCAGGCCGCCGGGATCGAGCCGACGCGGCGGGCCGAGGAGATCTCGCTGGAAGGGTTCTGCGCCTTGGCCCGGGAACTGGCATAA
- a CDS encoding riboflavin synthase — translation MFTGIITDIGEVLEVERRGDIRARIGTRYDVAGIDLGASIACDGVCLTVIAMGSSPRNWFDVEISAETVSKTNIGANGWPAGHRLNLERALKVGDELGGHIVSGHVDGVAEVIGLRHEGDSLRVTFRAPKELAGFIAPKGSVALNGTSLTVNEVDGAEFGVNLIPHTRTVTTWGGVAVGDLINLEIDTLARYVARLRDWAATA, via the coding sequence ATGTTCACCGGCATCATCACCGACATCGGCGAGGTTCTGGAGGTGGAGCGGCGCGGCGACATCCGCGCGCGGATCGGCACCCGCTATGACGTGGCGGGGATCGACCTTGGCGCCTCGATCGCCTGTGATGGCGTCTGCCTGACGGTGATTGCCATGGGCAGCAGCCCGCGCAACTGGTTCGACGTGGAAATCTCGGCCGAGACGGTCAGCAAGACCAACATCGGCGCCAATGGCTGGCCGGCCGGCCACCGGCTGAACCTGGAACGCGCGCTGAAGGTGGGGGACGAGCTGGGCGGGCATATCGTGTCGGGCCATGTCGATGGCGTGGCCGAGGTGATCGGCCTGCGCCACGAAGGCGACAGCCTGCGCGTGACCTTCCGTGCGCCGAAGGAACTGGCCGGGTTCATCGCGCCCAAGGGGTCGGTCGCGCTGAACGGCACCTCGCTGACGGTGAACGAGGTCGATGGCGCCGAGTTCGGCGTGAACCTGATTCCCCATACCCGGACGGTGACCACCTGGGGGGGCGTGGCGGTGGGCGACCTGATCAACCTGGAAATCGACACGCTGGCGCGTTATGTCGCCCGGCTGCGGGATTGGGCGGCGACCGCCTGA
- the galE gene encoding UDP-glucose 4-epimerase GalE, translating to MPDALPLSRRAHNVPPQQREGIKVNDVPVLVTGGAGYIGSHACKVLKAAGFLPVVFDNLSTGWRQAVKFGPLEQGDLTDRASIDAAIARWKPVAVMHFAALSQVGESMKDPGLYWRENVLGALNLIEAALAGGVPRFVFSSTCATYGDQDGVVLDEDTAQTPINAYGGSKRAIEDMLRDFAPKGLDSVIFRYFNVAGADPEAEVGEFHQPETHLIPLMLDAIAGKRAALTLHGTDYPTPDGTCIRDYVHVMDLVDAHVLGLKWLLDGKGSRVFCLGTGKGFSVREVVEASRAVTNREVPMTEGPRRPGDAVRLVSGSARAVTELGWVPKRSVMDQMIGDAWRWHQVGHYSE from the coding sequence ATGCCGGATGCCTTGCCGCTGTCGCGCCGCGCGCATAACGTGCCCCCGCAGCAACGCGAGGGTATCAAGGTGAACGACGTTCCGGTTCTGGTGACGGGGGGCGCGGGCTATATCGGCTCGCATGCCTGCAAGGTGCTGAAGGCGGCCGGATTTTTGCCGGTGGTGTTCGACAACCTGTCCACCGGCTGGCGCCAGGCGGTGAAGTTCGGCCCGCTGGAACAGGGCGACCTGACCGACCGTGCCAGCATCGACGCGGCGATTGCCCGCTGGAAGCCGGTCGCGGTGATGCATTTCGCCGCCCTCAGCCAGGTGGGCGAATCGATGAAGGATCCGGGGCTGTACTGGCGGGAAAACGTGCTGGGCGCGCTGAACCTGATCGAGGCGGCGCTGGCCGGCGGGGTGCCACGGTTTGTCTTTTCATCGACCTGCGCGACCTATGGCGATCAGGATGGCGTGGTGCTGGACGAAGATACGGCGCAGACCCCGATCAACGCCTATGGCGGATCGAAACGCGCGATCGAGGACATGTTGCGCGATTTCGCCCCCAAGGGGCTGGACTCGGTGATCTTCCGCTATTTCAACGTGGCTGGCGCCGACCCCGAGGCCGAGGTGGGCGAATTCCATCAGCCCGAAACCCACCTGATCCCGCTGATGCTGGACGCCATCGCCGGCAAGCGCGCCGCGCTGACCCTGCATGGCACCGATTACCCGACGCCGGACGGCACCTGCATTCGCGATTATGTCCATGTGATGGATCTGGTCGATGCCCATGTGCTGGGGCTGAAATGGCTGCTGGATGGCAAGGGCAGCCGGGTGTTCTGCCTGGGCACCGGCAAGGGCTTTTCCGTGCGCGAGGTGGTCGAGGCCAGCCGCGCGGTGACCAACCGCGAAGTGCCGATGACCGAAGGCCCCCGCCGCCCCGGCGATGCGGTGCGGCTGGTGTCGGGATCGGCCCGGGCAGTGACGGAACTGGGCTGGGTGCCGAAACGGTCGGTCATGGACCAGATGATCGGCGATGCCTGGCGCTGGCATCAGGTGGGGCACTATTCCGAATAG
- a CDS encoding polysaccharide biosynthesis/export family protein, which translates to MTSRGARYLVLVSCVAAVSACGLPRSGPNKREIFASSVLQQGDAFVVSVNDRVTRATSVVPDLSFPKSFAGAGRVTADVISPGDVLSLQIFENVKDEPLLSVAGERVSVLTDVQVDDKGYIFVPYAGRVKASGKTPDQLRAAITKELDTQTPDPQVMVARVAGDGSTVSVAGGVAAQGVYPIERPSRTLSGMLATAGGVAIEPAVAQVRVTRGGTTRKIWLQDLYENPGADIALRPGDKIVVEEDRRAYVALGATGTQTRVPFDTQTLSALEAIAQVGGLNTNLADPTGVFVFRNEPDVIANKVLGRTDLTGDQRMVYVLDLTQPMGMFHARDFVIRDSDTVYVTEAPYVQWTKTIGAITGTATAADTFSSLGSSGG; encoded by the coding sequence ATGACCTCCCGCGGGGCCAGGTATCTGGTTCTCGTGTCTTGTGTCGCAGCCGTTTCGGCCTGCGGCCTGCCCCGGTCCGGCCCGAACAAGCGCGAAATCTTCGCCAGCAGCGTGTTGCAGCAAGGCGATGCCTTTGTCGTATCGGTGAACGATCGTGTAACCCGCGCCACCTCGGTGGTGCCGGATCTGAGCTTTCCGAAATCCTTTGCCGGTGCCGGCCGCGTCACCGCCGATGTGATCAGTCCCGGCGATGTGCTGAGCCTGCAAATCTTTGAAAACGTCAAGGACGAGCCGCTGCTGTCGGTCGCGGGCGAACGGGTGTCGGTGCTGACCGACGTGCAGGTCGATGACAAAGGGTATATCTTTGTGCCCTATGCCGGCCGGGTGAAGGCCTCGGGCAAGACACCCGACCAGCTGCGCGCCGCGATCACCAAGGAACTGGATACCCAGACCCCCGATCCGCAGGTGATGGTCGCCCGCGTGGCAGGCGACGGGTCGACCGTTTCGGTCGCAGGCGGGGTTGCCGCGCAGGGGGTCTATCCGATCGAACGCCCCAGCCGCACCCTGTCGGGGATGCTGGCCACCGCAGGAGGCGTCGCCATCGAACCGGCGGTTGCCCAGGTGCGCGTCACCCGGGGCGGCACCACGCGCAAGATCTGGTTGCAGGATCTGTATGAAAACCCCGGCGCGGACATTGCCCTGCGCCCGGGCGACAAGATCGTGGTCGAGGAAGATCGCCGCGCCTATGTCGCGCTTGGCGCCACCGGCACCCAGACCCGCGTGCCCTTCGATACCCAGACCCTGTCCGCGCTGGAGGCGATTGCCCAGGTCGGCGGGCTGAATACCAACCTGGCCGACCCGACCGGCGTCTTCGTGTTCCGCAACGAACCCGATGTCATCGCCAACAAGGTGCTGGGCCGCACCGACCTGACCGGCGACCAGCGCATGGTCTATGTGCTGGACCTGACCCAGCCCATGGGCATGTTCCACGCCCGCGATTTCGTGATCCGCGACAGCGATACGGTCTATGTGACCGAAGCGCCCTATGTGCAGTGGACCAAGACCATCGGGGCGATCACCGGCACGGCGACGGCGGCCGATACCTTCAGCTCGCTGGGCAGCAGCGGCGGCTGA
- the prfA gene encoding peptide chain release factor 1, protein MLPADKLDQIVQRLEFLEAKLSAGAPPAEIAALSREYSDLKPVVATIAAWKQARADIAEAEAMLADPEMRSLAEDELPALRERLPQMEQALRIALLPKDAADARPALLEIRPGTGGEEAALFAGDLLRMYQRHAERMGWDFQLLDLTPTDLGGVKEATARIAGEGVFARLKYESGVHRVQRVPETESGGRIHTSAATVAVLPEAEEVDIDIPASDIRIDTMRASGAGGQHVNTTDSAVRITHIPTGIIVTSSEKSQHQNRANAMAVLRARLYDMERAAKDAARAADRKAQVGSGDRSERIRTYNFPQGRMTDHRINLTLYALGQIMDGDLVQVIDALVAFDQAAKLAELEG, encoded by the coding sequence ATGCTGCCCGCCGACAAGCTGGACCAGATCGTGCAGCGCCTTGAATTCCTCGAGGCGAAGCTGTCGGCCGGGGCGCCGCCGGCCGAGATCGCGGCCCTGAGCCGCGAATATTCCGACCTCAAGCCCGTGGTCGCCACCATTGCCGCCTGGAAACAGGCCCGCGCCGATATTGCCGAGGCCGAGGCGATGCTGGCCGACCCCGAAATGCGCAGCCTGGCCGAGGACGAGCTGCCCGCCTTGCGCGAACGCCTGCCGCAGATGGAACAGGCGCTGCGCATTGCCCTGCTGCCCAAGGATGCCGCCGATGCGCGCCCCGCGCTGCTGGAAATCCGCCCCGGCACCGGGGGCGAGGAGGCGGCGCTGTTCGCCGGCGATCTCTTGCGCATGTATCAGCGCCATGCCGAACGCATGGGCTGGGATTTCCAGCTGCTGGACCTTACCCCCACCGATCTGGGCGGGGTCAAGGAAGCCACCGCCCGCATCGCCGGTGAAGGCGTGTTCGCCCGGTTGAAATACGAATCCGGCGTCCACCGCGTGCAGCGGGTGCCCGAGACGGAATCGGGCGGGCGGATCCACACCTCGGCCGCCACCGTCGCCGTGCTGCCCGAGGCCGAGGAGGTGGATATCGACATTCCCGCCAGCGACATCCGCATCGACACGATGCGCGCCAGCGGGGCCGGGGGCCAGCATGTCAACACCACCGACTCGGCGGTGCGGATCACCCATATTCCCACCGGCATCATCGTGACCAGTTCGGAAAAGTCGCAGCACCAGAACCGGGCGAATGCCATGGCCGTGCTGCGCGCCCGGCTGTATGATATGGAACGCGCCGCCAAGGACGCCGCCCGCGCCGCCGACCGCAAGGCCCAGGTCGGCAGCGGCGACCGCAGCGAGCGGATTCGCACCTACAACTTTCCGCAAGGCCGCATGACCGATCACCGCATCAACCTCACGCTCTATGCGCTGGGGCAGATCATGGATGGCGACCTTGTGCAGGTGATCGACGCGCTGGTCGCCTTTGACCAGGCCGCCAAGCTGGCCGAGCTGGAGGGGTGA
- a CDS encoding ABC transporter ATP-binding protein: protein MISIENLTVRFGPTTVLHGVTFGVERGESFALVGESGSGKSTILKALAGQVDDWSGRMALAGTTMKRGDAPHAAQVQMVFQDPYGSLHPRRTVDDTLSEPLAIHGLAGRDARVLAMLDAVGLPRRFRFRLPHQLSGGQRQRVAIARALMLEPPVLLLDEPTSALDVSVQAEILNLLKGLREEKNLTYLLVTHDLPVVSFLCDRLAILRQGRVEEQAPVAALREGRLTSAYGQELYRRSTEG from the coding sequence ATGATCTCGATCGAGAATCTGACCGTCCGTTTCGGGCCGACCACCGTGCTGCATGGCGTCACCTTCGGCGTCGAAAGGGGCGAAAGCTTTGCGCTGGTCGGCGAAAGCGGGTCGGGCAAATCCACCATCCTCAAGGCGCTGGCGGGCCAGGTCGATGACTGGTCGGGCCGCATGGCGCTGGCTGGCACCACGATGAAGCGCGGCGATGCCCCGCATGCCGCCCAGGTGCAGATGGTGTTCCAGGATCCCTACGGCAGCCTGCACCCCCGCCGCACGGTGGACGACACGCTGTCGGAACCGCTGGCCATCCACGGCCTTGCGGGCCGCGATGCCCGGGTGCTGGCCATGCTGGATGCCGTCGGCCTGCCGCGCCGCTTCCGCTTTCGCCTGCCGCACCAGCTGTCGGGCGGCCAGCGCCAGCGCGTCGCCATCGCCCGCGCGCTCATGCTGGAACCGCCCGTCCTGTTGCTGGATGAACCGACCAGCGCGCTGGACGTGTCGGTGCAGGCGGAAATCCTGAACCTGCTCAAGGGGTTGCGTGAAGAAAAGAACCTGACCTATCTGCTGGTCACCCATGACCTGCCGGTGGTCAGCTTCCTGTGCGACCGGCTGGCGATCCTGCGGCAAGGCCGGGTCGAGGAACAGGCCCCCGTCGCCGCGCTGCGCGAAGGCCGCCTGACCAGCGCCTATGGCCAGGAACTCTACCGCCGCTCGACCGAGGGCTGA